From the genome of Sinanaerobacter sp. ZZT-01:
ATTCTACACGATACTGCATCTTTTCAGGTTTTCCTTTTCGAAAACGTGCAAACCGTACTCCCATTTTTTCCAAATGAGCCCCCTGCTTTGCCATATCCCGAAACCAGCTTTCATGCTCACCAATTTGATAAACATCATTAGGTCGAAGCCGATACGTAACTTTCTCTTTTCTTTTCTTCTTATCCTTCCACATTTTCAACCTCCGCACCGTCTTCTAGCAATGCCTTTAAACGCCTATATTCTTTCTTTAAAGCGGTTCTTCCTTCTATGGTGATGGAATAGGTCTTCCTTCTCCCATCATCATCTGAAAGTGAGATGAGACCATCTTTTTGCATTCTTGATAAAACACCATACAACGTACCCGGTCCCATATGAACCCTACCTTTTGATACATCTAAAATCTCGTTCATCAATTGATATCCATGTGCTGGATTCAATAAAGCAACTAATACATAGTACATGGCCTCCGTCATAGGCCCTCCTGCATATGGCATTTTTTCCCCTCCTGCTTTAATTGATTTATTATGTCATACGATATTATGCTTTACGATATATCGCGTAGCATAATATTATCAAAATCAAATTTAATTGTCAATCCTCAAACTTTAATTCTTAAATTTCATTGCTTCCTGCTGTGTGGGCTTTGTTAATTAAGGGGAGAAAAGTAAAAATAATATGACAAAAACTAATAAAAGATGCTCTTACATAAACGTTTAATCCATCTATATAAAAGCATCTTAAATTTTTTAGTACTTATA
Proteins encoded in this window:
- a CDS encoding PadR family transcriptional regulator, whose amino-acid sequence is MPYAGGPMTEAMYYVLVALLNPAHGYQLMNEILDVSKGRVHMGPGTLYGVLSRMQKDGLISLSDDDGRRKTYSITIEGRTALKKEYRRLKALLEDGAEVENVEG